In a single window of the Elaeis guineensis isolate ETL-2024a chromosome 8, EG11, whole genome shotgun sequence genome:
- the LOC105049400 gene encoding serine/threonine protein phosphatase 2A 59 kDa regulatory subunit B' zeta isoform isoform X2, with protein MIKQILGKLPRKPSSKSSATADSTDGLIASQAPAAGLPRAAASSSSSSSSGRIPNSTSTGAGKSAQGKKSSSGPAGSNGYGNAAASLAPTPVYELLPSFRDVPSSEKPNLFLKKIALCCVVFDFTDPAKNLREKEVKRQTLLELVDYVATATAKFSEAAMQEATRMVAANLFRTFPSSSCDSTSRGLPEGFDAEEEEPAMDPAWPHLQVVYEFLLRFVASPETDAKLAKRYIDHSFVLRLLDLFDSEDQREREYLKTILHRVYGKFMVHRPFIRKAINNIFYRFIFETEKHNGIAELLEILGSIINGFALPLKEEHKLFLVRALIPLHKPKCVALYHQQLSYCITQFVEKDFKLADTVIRGLLKYWPITNSSKEVMFLGELEEVLEATQLAEFQRCMVPLFRQIGRCLNSSHFQK; from the coding sequence ATGATCAAGCAGATTCTGGGCAAGCTGCCCCGCAAGCCCTCCTCCAAATCGTCCGCCACCGCCGACTCCACCGACGGCCTCATCGCCTCCCAGGCCCCCGCCGCCGGCCTCCCACGCGCTgcggcctcctcctcctcctcctcctcctccggccgaATCCCGAATTCCACGTCCACTGGTGCCGGCAAATCCGCACAGGGAAAGAAGTCGTCATCGGGGCCCGCCGGCAGCAACGGCTACGGCAATGCCGCCGCCTCCCTCGCGCCGACGCCGGTCTACGAACTGCTTCCCAGCTTCCGGGATGTACCCAGCTCCGAGAAGCCCAATTTGTTCTTGAAGAAGATTGCCTTGTGCTGCGTGGTGTTCGACTTCACCGACCCTGCGAAGAACCTCCGGGAGAAGGAGGTGAAACGGCAGACGCTGCTGGAGCTCGTCGACTATGTGGCGACGGCCACCGCCAAGTTCAGCGAGGCGGCGATGCAGGAGGCGACGCGGATGGTGGCCGCCAACCTCTTCCGCACCTTCCCCTCGTCCAGCTGCGATTCTACCAGCCGGGGGCTCCCCGAGGGGTTCGACGCCGAGGAGGAGGAGCCCGCCATGGATCCCGCCTGGCCTCACCTCCAGGTCGTGTACGAGTTCCTGCTGCGGTTCGTCGCGTCACCGGAGACCGACGCGAAGCTGGCCAAGCGCTACATCGACCACTCCTTCGTCCTGCGGCTGCTCGACCTCTTCGACTCCGAGGACCAGCGGGAGCGGGAGTACCTGAAGACAATTCTTCACCGGGTGTATGGGAAGTTCATGGTTCATCGCCCCTTCATCCGGAAGGCCATCAACAACATCTTCTACCGGTTCATCTTCGAGACGGAGAAGCATAATGGGATCGCCGAGCTGCTGGAGATACTGGGAAGCATAATTAATGGGTTTGCATTGCCGCTCAAGGAGGAGCATAAGCTGTTCCTTGTTCGTGCTCTGATCCCGCTTCATAAGCCCAAGTGTGTGGCCCTGTACCACCAGCAGCTTTCCTACTGCATTACCCAGTTTGTGGAGAAGGACTTTAAGCTGGCGGATACCGTCATCAGGGGGCTCTTGAAGTACTGGCCAATCACCAATAGCTCCAAGGAAGTCATGTTTCTTGGGGAGCTGGAGGAGGTTCTGGAAGCCACTCAGCTCGCAGAGTTTCAGAGGTGTATGGTGCCCTTGTTCCGACAGATTGGCCGCTGCCTGAATAGCTCGCACTTTCAG